Proteins from a single region of Streptomyces griseiscabiei:
- a CDS encoding N-acetylglucosamine kinase: MLAVDAGNSKTDVAVIAPDGQVLGAARGGGFQPPAVGVTAAVDGLAEIVGRALAEAGVGSVDHVSACLANADFPVEEEQLAAALRTRAWGTTVEVRNDTFAILRAGVAEPRGVAVVCGAGVNCVGMRPDGRTARFPALGRLSGDWGGGWGLAEEAMWHASRAEDGRGGPTALADTLPAHFGLDSVYALVEALHLEHIPAFRRHELTPVLFATATAGDPVARSLVDRMAEEVVAMATVALTRLDLLGEETPVLLGGGVLAARHPLLDARVREALAAAAPKAVPRVVTAAPVLGAALLGLDRVGAPGTVHARVRAHYEGG, encoded by the coding sequence GTGCTCGCCGTCGACGCGGGCAACAGCAAGACCGACGTCGCCGTGATCGCGCCGGACGGGCAGGTGCTGGGCGCGGCGCGCGGTGGCGGGTTCCAGCCGCCGGCCGTCGGGGTGACGGCTGCGGTCGACGGCCTCGCGGAGATCGTGGGGCGGGCCCTCGCCGAGGCCGGGGTCGGCTCGGTCGACCATGTCTCGGCGTGTCTGGCCAACGCCGACTTCCCCGTGGAGGAGGAGCAACTCGCGGCGGCGCTGCGCACGCGCGCGTGGGGCACGACCGTCGAGGTCCGCAACGACACCTTCGCCATCCTGCGGGCCGGCGTCGCCGAACCCCGGGGTGTGGCCGTGGTGTGCGGGGCCGGGGTGAACTGCGTCGGTATGCGCCCCGACGGCCGCACCGCCCGTTTCCCGGCGCTCGGGCGCCTCTCCGGCGACTGGGGCGGCGGCTGGGGCCTCGCCGAGGAGGCGATGTGGCACGCGTCCCGCGCGGAGGACGGCCGGGGCGGGCCGACGGCCCTCGCCGACACCCTGCCCGCGCACTTCGGCCTGGACTCCGTGTACGCCCTGGTCGAGGCCCTGCACCTGGAGCACATCCCGGCGTTCCGCCGCCATGAGCTGACCCCGGTCCTGTTCGCCACGGCGACCGCGGGCGACCCGGTGGCCCGCTCCCTGGTGGACCGTATGGCCGAGGAGGTGGTGGCCATGGCGACGGTGGCCCTGACCCGCCTGGACCTCCTCGGCGAGGAGACCCCCGTCCTCCTCGGCGGCGGTGTCCTCGCCGCCCGGCACCCTCTCCTCGACGCCCGTGTCCGCGAGGCGCTGGCCGCCGCCGCGCCCAAGGCCGTCCCCCGGGTTGTCACCGCCGCCCCGGTGCTGGGCGCGGCCCTGCTCGGCCTCGACCGGGTGGGCGCGCCGGGAACCGTGCACGCGCGCGTGCGGGCGCACTACGAAGGAGGCTGA
- a CDS encoding ABC transporter substrate-binding protein, with translation MSGISKKAAVALAATASLSLLATACTGQAESGASDDPNAKTTITFWHGWSAPGEVKAIQANVDRFEKDHPNITVKVVGNINDDKLNQALRAGGSNGPDVVSSFTTSNIGKFCSSGAFLDLKPFIEKSKLDLDKIIPKPMLDYTQFEGTRCALPLLGDAYGLYYNKDAFEKAGIKAPPKTWSEFAKVAEKLTKSKGDSYSQLGFMPNFHGYETVVDHYMSQWDHAYFNADGKSNISEDPAFAEMFKYQKSLVDSLGGFAKLEKYRNTFGDEWGAKHPFQTGQVAMQLDGEWRLGMAKAAGTDFEIGTAPMPVADDEVDEYGKGFLSGTIIGIAPQSTKQNAAWELVKYLTTDTEAVVSFANAIHNVPSTFAALKSPDLKVDEGFQTFLDIAQNEHSNTPPASINGSTYQTTLQDFGYQYESGKVKDLQKGLEKTAAQIDTDIAQAK, from the coding sequence ATGTCCGGAATATCCAAGAAAGCGGCTGTCGCTCTCGCCGCCACCGCCTCCCTCTCCCTGCTCGCCACCGCCTGTACCGGTCAGGCCGAGAGCGGTGCCTCCGACGACCCGAACGCGAAGACGACGATCACCTTCTGGCACGGGTGGAGCGCGCCCGGCGAGGTGAAGGCGATCCAGGCGAACGTGGACCGCTTCGAGAAGGACCACCCGAACATCACGGTGAAGGTCGTCGGCAACATCAACGACGACAAGCTCAACCAGGCGCTGCGGGCGGGCGGTTCGAACGGGCCCGACGTCGTGTCGTCCTTCACGACCTCCAACATCGGCAAGTTCTGCTCGTCCGGGGCCTTCCTCGACCTCAAGCCCTTCATCGAGAAGTCCAAGCTGGACCTCGACAAGATCATCCCGAAGCCGATGCTGGACTACACGCAGTTCGAGGGCACCCGGTGCGCGCTGCCGCTGCTGGGTGACGCGTACGGGCTGTACTACAACAAGGACGCGTTCGAGAAGGCCGGCATCAAGGCGCCGCCGAAGACCTGGTCGGAGTTCGCGAAGGTCGCCGAGAAGCTGACCAAGAGCAAGGGCGACAGCTACTCGCAGCTCGGCTTCATGCCGAACTTCCACGGCTACGAGACGGTCGTGGACCACTACATGTCGCAGTGGGACCACGCGTACTTCAACGCGGACGGCAAGTCGAACATCTCCGAGGACCCGGCGTTCGCGGAGATGTTCAAGTACCAGAAGAGCCTGGTGGACTCGCTCGGCGGCTTCGCGAAGCTGGAGAAGTACCGGAACACCTTCGGTGACGAGTGGGGCGCCAAGCACCCGTTCCAGACCGGCCAGGTGGCCATGCAGCTGGACGGCGAGTGGCGGCTCGGGATGGCGAAGGCCGCCGGGACCGACTTCGAGATCGGCACCGCGCCGATGCCCGTGGCCGACGACGAGGTCGACGAGTACGGCAAGGGCTTCCTCTCGGGCACGATCATCGGCATCGCCCCGCAGAGCACGAAGCAGAACGCGGCCTGGGAGCTGGTGAAGTACCTGACGACCGACACCGAGGCCGTCGTCTCCTTCGCCAACGCCATCCACAACGTGCCGTCCACGTTCGCGGCCCTGAAGTCGCCCGACCTGAAGGTGGACGAGGGCTTCCAGACCTTCCTGGACATCGCCCAGAACGAGCACTCCAACACCCCGCCGGCCTCCATCAACGGCTCGACGTACCAGACGACGCTGCAGGACTTCGGCTACCAGTACGAGTCCGGGAAGGTGAAGGATCTGCAGAAGGGTCTGGAGAAGACCGCGGCGCAGATCGACACCGACATCGCCCAGGCGAAGTAG
- a CDS encoding serine/threonine-protein kinase — MSQTEESPAGEGTAGESPAAETPAGEGGSGAEASRQSCQRPGCSGAYEDVGGGELYCDECGLAPVVSASGMVNSPPTGITGGGRGSRGSSSGSARSSRTSGRSSQSRRSVSGRLSRALSGRSTGRSVSVRSSGKTAGSSGRARLGVGLVQVPDVPRPDPRSMVLETAEVPERKRFCSRSDCGAPVGRARGERPGRTEGFCTKCGHPYSFVPKLHSGDIVRGQYEVVGCLAHGGLGWIYLAIDRAVSDRWVVLKGLLDTGDQDAMAAAISERRFLAEIEHSNIVRIYNFVEHLDQRTGSLDGYIVMEYVGGKSLKEIANGRRTTDGRRDPLPVEQACAYGIEALEALGHLHSRNLLYCDFKVDNAIQTEDQLKLIDMGAVRRMDDDESAIYGTVGYQAPEVADVGPSIASDLYTVARTLAVLTFDFQGYTNVFVDSLPDPDNIEVFRQYESFYRLLVRATDPDPARRFASAQEMSEQLTGVLREVVSLQTGRARPALSTIFGPEVRVTDTELFAKLDGDVSRLGVRRDKDGDRGSGKSGGANGGVNGGTNGGSPSGTPLLLTAGAAVPARLTRELDTAAAALALPVPRVDPGDPNAGFLAGLMTSAPTELITALHAAPSGSLELRLRELRARLEMAEFTIALATLDALERDHPDDWRVVWYRGVAALATGDHENAALSFDAIYDAFPGEPAPKLALGLCAEVLGQLDNAAEYYRLVWTTDPSFVSAAFGLARVRLTAGDRRNAVHTLESVPEASIHYTAARVAAVRARLRHRTEATLGATAGTAGAGGSGAVPSASGAAPDAPFLDDLTAAAGQVEALGGYGLDAVRREQLSTEVLGCALDWVLSGSQGVAPRAGERVLLGSALDERGLRFGLERSYRTLARLAQGGEERIDLVERANRYRPRTWV; from the coding sequence GTGAGCCAGACGGAGGAGAGTCCGGCGGGCGAGGGCACGGCGGGCGAGAGCCCCGCGGCCGAAACCCCCGCGGGCGAAGGCGGGTCGGGCGCGGAGGCGTCGCGGCAGTCGTGCCAGCGGCCCGGCTGCTCGGGCGCCTACGAGGACGTCGGCGGCGGCGAGTTGTACTGCGACGAGTGCGGTCTGGCGCCGGTGGTCTCGGCGAGCGGCATGGTCAACTCCCCGCCCACCGGCATCACGGGCGGCGGCAGGGGCTCGCGCGGCTCCAGTTCCGGCAGTGCACGCTCCTCGCGCACCTCCGGGCGCTCCTCGCAGTCCCGGCGCTCGGTCTCGGGCCGGCTCTCGCGTGCCCTGTCGGGCAGGTCGACGGGCCGCTCGGTGTCGGTGCGCAGTTCCGGCAAGACCGCAGGTTCCTCGGGGCGGGCCCGGCTCGGCGTCGGGCTCGTCCAGGTCCCGGACGTACCGCGCCCGGACCCGCGTTCGATGGTGCTGGAGACCGCCGAGGTGCCCGAGCGGAAGCGGTTCTGCTCGCGCTCCGACTGCGGGGCGCCGGTCGGGCGGGCGCGCGGGGAGCGGCCGGGGCGCACGGAGGGTTTCTGCACCAAGTGCGGCCACCCGTACTCCTTCGTGCCGAAGCTGCACTCGGGCGACATCGTGCGCGGCCAGTACGAGGTCGTGGGCTGTCTCGCGCACGGCGGTCTCGGCTGGATCTATCTGGCCATCGACCGGGCGGTGTCGGACCGCTGGGTGGTGCTGAAGGGCCTGCTGGACACCGGCGACCAGGACGCGATGGCCGCCGCGATCTCCGAGCGCCGCTTCCTCGCCGAGATCGAGCACTCCAACATCGTCCGCATCTACAACTTCGTCGAGCACCTCGACCAGCGCACCGGCTCGCTGGACGGGTACATCGTCATGGAGTACGTCGGCGGCAAGTCGCTGAAGGAGATCGCCAACGGCCGCCGGACGACGGACGGCCGCCGCGATCCGCTCCCGGTCGAGCAGGCGTGCGCGTACGGCATCGAGGCGCTGGAGGCGCTCGGCCACCTGCACAGCCGCAATCTGCTGTACTGCGACTTCAAGGTCGACAACGCGATCCAGACCGAGGACCAGCTCAAGCTGATCGACATGGGCGCGGTGCGCAGGATGGACGACGACGAGTCGGCCATCTACGGCACGGTCGGCTACCAGGCGCCCGAGGTCGCCGACGTGGGCCCGTCGATCGCCTCCGACCTGTACACGGTCGCCCGGACGCTCGCGGTCCTCACCTTCGACTTCCAGGGCTACACGAACGTCTTCGTGGACTCCCTGCCCGACCCCGACAACATCGAGGTCTTCCGCCAGTACGAGTCCTTCTACCGGCTGCTGGTCCGGGCCACCGACCCCGACCCGGCCCGCCGGTTCGCCTCCGCGCAGGAGATGTCGGAGCAGCTGACGGGTGTGCTGCGGGAGGTCGTCTCCCTGCAGACGGGCCGGGCCCGGCCCGCCCTGTCGACGATATTCGGCCCCGAGGTACGGGTCACCGACACGGAGCTGTTCGCGAAGCTGGACGGGGACGTGTCCCGGCTGGGGGTGCGGCGCGACAAGGACGGCGACAGGGGCAGTGGGAAGAGCGGCGGGGCGAACGGTGGGGTGAACGGCGGGACGAACGGTGGTTCGCCTTCCGGTACGCCCTTGCTGCTGACCGCCGGCGCGGCCGTCCCCGCCCGGCTCACCCGGGAGCTGGACACCGCCGCCGCGGCCCTCGCGCTGCCCGTCCCGCGCGTGGACCCCGGGGACCCGAACGCGGGGTTCCTGGCGGGGCTCATGACCTCCGCGCCGACCGAGCTGATCACGGCGCTGCACGCGGCGCCCAGCGGCTCGCTGGAGCTGCGGCTGCGCGAGCTGCGGGCCCGGCTGGAGATGGCGGAGTTCACCATCGCGCTCGCCACCCTGGACGCCCTGGAGCGGGACCACCCCGACGACTGGCGGGTGGTCTGGTACCGGGGCGTGGCCGCGCTGGCCACCGGCGACCACGAGAACGCCGCGCTGTCGTTCGACGCGATCTACGACGCCTTCCCGGGCGAGCCGGCCCCCAAGCTGGCCCTCGGCCTGTGCGCCGAGGTGCTCGGGCAGCTGGACAACGCCGCCGAGTACTACCGGCTGGTGTGGACGACCGACCCCAGTTTCGTCAGCGCCGCGTTCGGGCTCGCCCGGGTGCGGCTGACCGCCGGGGACCGGCGGAACGCCGTGCACACCCTGGAGTCCGTGCCGGAGGCGTCCATCCACTACACCGCCGCCCGGGTCGCCGCGGTACGGGCCCGCCTCAGACACCGTACGGAGGCGACGCTCGGGGCCACCGCCGGGACGGCCGGGGCCGGGGGTTCCGGAGCCGTCCCGTCCGCGTCCGGGGCCGCGCCGGACGCGCCCTTCCTGGACGATCTGACCGCGGCCGCCGGGCAGGTCGAGGCGCTCGGCGGGTACGGTCTTGACGCGGTGCGCCGTGAGCAGTTGTCCACAGAGGTCCTTGGCTGCGCCCTCGACTGGGT
- a CDS encoding carbohydrate ABC transporter permease, protein MSTHTLGAKRRRSALRTVAFLSPWLIGFGVFFAYPLVSTVYFSLMKYDGFGTPAFRGLGNWSYVFNDYPMFWPALRNTLWLVLVMVTCRVVFGLGVGLLITKIKTGTGVFRTLFYLPYLAPPVAATLAFVFLLNPGTGPVNAILGDLGLPTPGWFTDPTWSKPALTALALWGVGDLMVIFMAALLDVPKEQYEAAELDGASAWQRFRFVTLPTISPIVMFAVVTGVIQTMQYYTQPLVAGKVASGIIGGSGQQFEPGYPDKSTLTLPQLVYNLGFQRFDYGSACVVALVLFALSMVFTALLMRRKGGLIGAGD, encoded by the coding sequence ATGTCCACCCACACTCTCGGTGCGAAGCGCCGCCGGTCGGCGCTTCGCACGGTGGCCTTCCTGTCACCCTGGCTGATCGGCTTCGGCGTCTTCTTCGCCTATCCGCTGGTGTCCACCGTGTACTTCTCGCTGATGAAGTACGACGGCTTCGGTACGCCGGCCTTCCGCGGCCTGGGCAACTGGTCCTACGTCTTCAACGACTACCCGATGTTCTGGCCGGCCCTGCGCAACACCCTCTGGCTGGTCCTGGTGATGGTGACCTGCCGGGTGGTGTTCGGGCTCGGCGTCGGCCTGCTCATCACCAAGATCAAGACGGGTACGGGCGTCTTCCGCACCCTCTTCTACCTGCCCTATCTGGCCCCGCCGGTCGCCGCGACCCTCGCCTTCGTCTTCCTCCTCAACCCCGGCACCGGCCCGGTCAACGCGATCCTGGGCGACCTGGGCCTGCCGACACCCGGCTGGTTCACCGACCCGACCTGGTCCAAGCCGGCGCTCACCGCGCTCGCGCTGTGGGGCGTGGGCGATCTGATGGTCATCTTCATGGCCGCGCTGCTCGACGTGCCGAAGGAGCAGTACGAGGCCGCCGAGCTGGACGGGGCCTCGGCCTGGCAGCGGTTCCGGTTCGTCACCCTGCCGACCATCTCGCCGATCGTGATGTTCGCCGTGGTCACGGGCGTGATCCAGACCATGCAGTACTACACGCAGCCCCTGGTGGCCGGGAAGGTCGCCTCCGGCATCATCGGCGGCTCCGGCCAGCAGTTCGAGCCGGGCTACCCCGACAAGTCGACCCTGACCCTCCCCCAACTCGTCTACAACCTGGGCTTCCAGCGCTTCGACTACGGCTCCGCCTGTGTGGTCGCCCTCGTGCTGTTCGCCCTGTCGATGGTGTTCACCGCGCTGCTGATGCGGCGCAAGGGCGGACTGATCGGAGCGGGTGACTGA
- a CDS encoding 6-phospho-beta-glucosidase, with the protein MKLTVVGGGSTYTPELVDGFARLRDTLPIEELVLVDPAADRLELVGGLARRIFARQGHPGRIVTTGDLDAGVEGADAVLLQLRIGGQAAREQDETWPLECGCVGQETTGAGGLAKALRTVPVVLDIAERVRRTNPDAWIIDFTNPVGIVTRALLGAGHKAVGLCNVAIGLQRKFAAHLGVTPGEVHLNHVGLNHLTWETGVRLGGPSGEDVLPKLLADHGDTIAADLRLPRPVLDRLGVVPSYYLRYYYAHDEVVRELATKPSRAAEVAAMERQLLEMYADPALDEKPALLAKRGGAFYSEAAVDLAASLLGDGGSPYQVVNTLNHGTLPFLPDDAVIEVQAAVGKEGAAPLPVEAVDPLYAGLMANVTAYEDLALDAALRGGRDRVFRALLSHPLIGQYEYAEALTDRLIAHNQEHLTWA; encoded by the coding sequence ATGAAGCTCACTGTGGTCGGCGGAGGATCGACCTACACACCCGAACTCGTGGACGGGTTCGCCCGGCTCAGGGACACGCTGCCGATCGAGGAGCTGGTGCTCGTCGACCCGGCCGCCGACCGGCTGGAGCTGGTCGGCGGCCTGGCCCGCCGCATCTTCGCCCGTCAGGGGCACCCCGGCCGGATCGTCACCACCGGTGATCTGGACGCCGGCGTCGAGGGCGCCGACGCGGTCCTGCTCCAGCTCCGTATCGGCGGGCAGGCCGCCCGGGAGCAGGACGAGACCTGGCCGCTGGAGTGCGGCTGCGTCGGACAGGAGACCACCGGCGCGGGCGGCCTCGCGAAGGCGCTGCGCACGGTCCCGGTCGTCCTGGACATCGCCGAACGGGTCCGCCGTACCAACCCGGACGCCTGGATCATCGACTTCACCAACCCGGTGGGGATCGTGACCCGGGCGCTGCTCGGTGCCGGGCACAAGGCGGTCGGGCTGTGCAACGTGGCGATCGGGCTGCAGCGGAAGTTCGCCGCGCACCTCGGGGTGACCCCGGGCGAGGTCCACCTGAACCACGTCGGCCTCAACCACCTCACCTGGGAGACCGGCGTCCGCCTCGGCGGCCCCTCCGGCGAGGACGTCCTGCCGAAGCTGCTGGCCGACCACGGCGACACCATCGCCGCCGATCTGCGGCTGCCCCGCCCGGTCCTGGACCGTCTCGGCGTGGTCCCCTCCTACTACCTGCGCTACTACTACGCCCACGACGAGGTCGTACGGGAACTGGCCACCAAGCCGTCCCGGGCCGCCGAAGTGGCCGCGATGGAACGACAGCTGCTGGAGATGTACGCCGACCCCGCCCTCGACGAGAAGCCGGCGCTGCTCGCGAAGCGGGGCGGGGCCTTCTACTCGGAGGCGGCCGTCGACCTCGCCGCGTCGCTGCTGGGCGACGGGGGCAGCCCGTACCAGGTGGTGAACACCCTCAACCACGGCACCCTGCCCTTCCTGCCCGACGACGCGGTGATCGAGGTGCAGGCGGCCGTGGGCAAGGAGGGCGCGGCCCCCCTGCCGGTGGAGGCCGTGGACCCGCTGTACGCGGGCCTGATGGCCAACGTGACCGCGTACGAGGACCTGGCCCTGGACGCGGCCCTGCGCGGCGGCCGGGACCGGGTGTTCCGGGCGCTGCTCTCCCACCCCCTGATCGGCCAGTACGAGTACGCCGAGGCCCTCACCGACCGTCTGATCGCACACAACCAGGAGCACCTCACGTGGGCGTGA
- a CDS encoding glutamate ABC transporter substrate-binding protein — MHAVRRLRAGLRGWGGVGAMAVLCALTLVFALVLPVKGTRGDGTTATGGQGVARGTQTRADKCATMKDPENQSLRPSSDASDEAVERIEKNDYITVGVDQNSYRWGYRDPNSTNDDAQLEGFDIDIAHRIAEELLGDRDKVRFKAIPTSRRIPALQEGEVDMVVRTMTISCKRMEEVAFSQPYFKTGQQILAPKSTTIEGYGKTLADKKICTAATSTAWSTLDAGKTSGRLPASTDVSLTVPNQLDCLVRLQLGQVDAVVTDGALAASQAAQDPTVKLVGEPFTTEYYGVAMNRDAEGLVRRVNQVLVDYLKDGWQTSYDTWLSGTLGRDSANSRPPSPQYSD; from the coding sequence ATGCATGCGGTACGACGTCTGCGGGCCGGTCTGCGGGGCTGGGGCGGCGTGGGCGCGATGGCGGTCCTCTGCGCCCTGACCCTGGTCTTCGCCCTGGTGCTGCCGGTCAAGGGCACCCGCGGCGACGGCACGACGGCCACCGGCGGCCAGGGCGTGGCCCGGGGCACCCAGACCCGGGCGGACAAGTGCGCCACCATGAAGGACCCGGAGAACCAGAGCCTGCGGCCCTCCTCCGACGCGTCCGACGAGGCCGTCGAGCGCATCGAGAAGAACGACTACATCACGGTCGGCGTCGACCAGAACAGCTACCGCTGGGGCTACCGCGACCCGAACAGCACGAACGACGACGCCCAACTGGAGGGCTTCGACATCGACATCGCGCACCGCATCGCCGAGGAGCTGCTCGGCGACCGGGACAAGGTGCGCTTCAAGGCGATTCCCACCAGCCGGCGCATTCCCGCGCTCCAGGAGGGGGAGGTCGACATGGTGGTCCGCACCATGACGATCAGTTGCAAGCGTATGGAGGAAGTCGCCTTCTCCCAGCCGTACTTCAAGACCGGTCAGCAGATACTGGCCCCCAAGTCGACGACGATCGAGGGCTACGGCAAGACGCTGGCGGACAAGAAGATCTGTACGGCGGCCACGTCCACCGCCTGGTCCACCCTCGATGCGGGCAAGACGTCGGGTCGGCTGCCCGCCTCCACCGACGTCTCCCTGACCGTCCCCAACCAACTCGACTGCCTGGTCAGGCTCCAGCTCGGCCAGGTCGACGCCGTGGTCACCGACGGCGCCCTCGCCGCGAGCCAGGCGGCACAGGACCCGACGGTGAAGCTGGTCGGCGAGCCGTTCACCACCGAGTACTACGGCGTGGCGATGAACCGGGACGCGGAGGGTCTGGTACGCCGGGTCAACCAGGTGCTGGTGGACTATCTCAAGGACGGCTGGCAGACCTCGTACGACACCTGGCTGTCCGGGACACTCGGCCGCGACTCGGCGAACTCCCGGCCGCCTTCCCCCCAGTACAGCGACTGA
- a CDS encoding carbohydrate ABC transporter permease, producing MTQLLDAPDRAVAPVAARESERTARRRALLEWIAVHSLGVAAALFFTLPFVFVVLTSLMSDQQALTRDLVPDTWEWSNYRQVLDTPGFLTWWKNTLIYAGLGTVLTVVSSVPVAYALAKFRFRGRNLALMLVISMMMLPPQVVVIPMYLFWAKQMDLSGSLWPLIIPMAFGDAFSIFLLRQFLTTIPNEYLDAARVDGCGELRTLLRVVLPMAKPGIAAVALFQFFYAWNDYFGPQIYASENPAAWTLSYGLESFKGAHHTDWNLTMAATVLVMAPVILVFFFAQKAFVEGVTLTGVKG from the coding sequence ATGACCCAACTACTCGACGCACCCGACAGGGCCGTGGCACCGGTCGCCGCCCGGGAGAGCGAGCGCACCGCCCGCCGCCGGGCCCTGCTGGAGTGGATCGCCGTCCACTCGCTGGGCGTGGCCGCCGCGCTCTTCTTCACCCTGCCGTTCGTCTTCGTCGTCCTGACCTCGCTGATGAGCGACCAGCAGGCGCTCACCCGCGACCTCGTCCCGGACACCTGGGAGTGGAGCAACTACCGGCAGGTGCTGGACACCCCCGGCTTCCTGACCTGGTGGAAGAACACCCTGATCTACGCGGGCCTCGGCACCGTCCTGACCGTGGTGTCCTCTGTGCCCGTGGCGTACGCGCTCGCCAAGTTCCGCTTCCGGGGCCGCAATCTGGCGCTGATGCTGGTCATCTCGATGATGATGCTGCCGCCGCAGGTCGTCGTGATCCCGATGTACCTGTTCTGGGCCAAGCAGATGGACCTGTCCGGTTCGCTGTGGCCGCTGATCATCCCGATGGCGTTCGGGGACGCGTTCTCCATCTTCCTGCTGCGGCAGTTCCTGACGACCATCCCGAACGAGTACCTGGACGCGGCCCGGGTCGACGGCTGCGGCGAACTGCGCACCCTGCTGCGGGTCGTCCTGCCGATGGCGAAGCCGGGTATCGCGGCCGTCGCGCTGTTCCAGTTCTTCTACGCCTGGAACGACTACTTCGGCCCGCAGATCTACGCCTCCGAGAACCCGGCCGCCTGGACGCTCAGTTACGGCCTGGAGTCCTTCAAGGGCGCGCACCACACCGACTGGAATCTGACCATGGCCGCGACCGTGCTGGTCATGGCCCCCGTGATCCTCGTGTTCTTCTTCGCACAGAAGGCGTTCGTCGAAGGCGTCACCCTGACCGGAGTAAAGGGTTGA